Part of the Apostichopus japonicus isolate 1M-3 chromosome 13, ASM3797524v1, whole genome shotgun sequence genome is shown below.
CCCCtactccctaccccccccccagcccacTCCTGACTGCAATTTTCCTCCTCTCTCTTCAAATCAAAGATGGTAACCCTACGTATGATAGCTGTTGGTGTGCACAATGTAAAGCGAATATGTGAATACAAATGCATAAGTACTGATTGCATTGTTAGCTTGGTTTCTCTTGACTTTGTAAGATGCTGTTGTTATGCATTACAGCATGATACAGACCGAAATCTACATCCATGTATGATGTACCTAGGCCTAGCCTCATTTGCATTATAAAACTCAAGTGGTTAGGTAAGTAATGAGATGTAACTTGTCACATTTCTGGCGAGGGGACGATGTTTCATAGTACTCGCAGAGGGAAGAAGCACTTTGTTAACATGTGTGTTAATATGGCAGAGCAGTGCACAATAATGTTagatattatgttatttttgttAGCATTTTAACCATGTTAAATTTGTGTGAAATGTACTAAATAAGTGGAAACATGATACATGAAACCAAGCAGGCGAATCTGTGTGGTAGGAGACTTCATTCCAATATCTGTTTTAAATACAGCTGGTTGCCTTCAACAATAACATTCCTCTTCTAGCCagtttcaagttttatttttcCAGCAATGTTCTGTGCATCTTCTATGAAGTATTTCTCCCAAAACCTTACCAGTTCACAACTGAAAGGTCATCAGCCCTGAATCTTACATGTAAAGAAGGCTAGGCTAAATACTGTTTGCTATGAAAGGGTAGTATGTCTGTTTTGTAAAAAAGCAAGTGCAACGCTTTCTCACTTTTAAACTGTCCTTTAAAATTTATGATGAAAATACTGCACAACTCAGTTCTGCAATCACTTGAAAATTATCTTCATAACATTTCGTACATATTAATTTGGTCGTACTACTGCGTTCATTTATCGCAGTAATCTGAATCAATTTTATTATCCAATGTTATACATCCACCAAACCATACTTGGCAATCTGTATTTAAAGCTCGCAACCTTGAAAATTTTCAATCACGCATTTAAAGAACGACACACTCTAATGTACTATAGGACTTAAATATCCATATTGCttcacatttctttgtttttctacaattttgttgtttcattcttttttaatttcccATTCTTCCTGTTTGTTCTTCTTGTGGCCACTAAATTTGCTAAACAAACCATTTGTATTTTACCGTGTCTATCACATGCAGTggaattaattaatcaattaactACTGTAACTTTATATACAATACACCTGCATTGAAATTGTGTAAGAAGCTAAACTTTGAATTGCATTTGAATATTCCATTGTATTTGACATTTAAACAAATTACGATACAAACACCCCCTAGCTACCCTTCGGGTTGGCAGTTCTCTTGGTGATACAAATACACAACGTTCACAGAGGGCTTGTTTTTTATGCCTTACCTGTCTGTTCCATTCTTCCTCTTGACTGTCGTTGATATCTAAGGCGGTTTCTATTGCATCAAAGAATTGGTCCTCATTTAACAAGCTGTGAGGACCCTCCTGcagaaaacaaaataaggaTGAGACGACATTCATTGGATGTTTTGCCAAATATGTTATCATCTTTGATCATGATGGCTGGCTTGCTAGACACTATTTAAAACTGAAATTAAACATGGAAAAAGACTATCTGTGCAATACCTCTACTCAGTCAAGAAATGATTCTGTCTAAGGTCGACGTAAACTTTGATATCAGTGGAGGGAGACAAGGACCTATTTCCAAGGTGTCATGACACCTACGTTTTATGACATTGTCAACTGAGGTTTAACGGTTCAAATAGTTCAGCCGCAGTTTTTAAAATCCATCATGTGTACCAAATTTCCTATCGACAGGATCCCAAAATAACTCATTTGGGATTTTGGTAACAGCTGaaatgaacattttaatctGCACAGTGCTCAATATTCATACTACAGTTTGATCGCAATATGATTTGAAGTTTTACCACTTGCTGAAACATATTCACAGAGTGACAGAGGCTCGATATTAACACTACATGGAGTTTGATAGCAATGTGATTAAAAAGTTTTACCACTTGCTGAAACATATTCACAGAGCAAACGATCCCTGGGATCAGAGAGGATCATAAAAAATCAAGCATCCCTACCTCTTCTCGCCCAACAAAAAATATACTTGGAAGAGACTAACCTGAAAGTCTGGACCGCCCTCAAGAGCCTTCTTTTTGACTTctttaacaatgtttttgtaagCCTCCATTGCTTTCCTCCTTTTATCTTGTTCCTGTTCCCCCAAACAAACAGAAAGAGAAATATGTTGAGATTTAAAAATAAGAGTACCCGTGACATTGTACTCAACAATAGTGACCTCAAAATTGACCTTTTACCGTAACATTGGCTTCAAATTCCTAAATAACTCACTTGAGCCATTTCTCAACAATCAATGTGAAACGTTTCCTCATTAGGGTAACCTGCTTACCACTGAACTTCGTTTGCGTAGACTAATAGCTCTTTGTTTATTTACACCTAAATGAGGTAACAACTAACTGGCACTAACAGGACTTACACTATTTGTCATACTAGTACAGTAAATCCATGaagcaaattttaaaaatggTGATTTAGTCCTACTGTACTAAAAgttcttttaaaaaaacatatttttcccTCTAATATACCACATTTCAAGAGCATGTGACGGACAAGGAAACATTAGCAGGGTGCCACCAACGGTAGGTAGGCAGACAAAATTATGGGATGAACACAACAATTTACAAAGAATAAGAAAATGCCAATAAGTTATGGAAAATAAAGTGAAgattaaaattttcatcagaatgtagaaatgggaaagtAGATAAGTTGGGACACAAACTTCTCATATAATCCAAGTTCAAGATATTAAGTGACTTCTTGTGCAGACATTCCCAattacacccccacccctccaataAAAAACATTTCTCAGGCACCCATCTCATATTGCACATTAAATTGAACAACAACATGACATTAATCAACttgaatgcaatatatatatctcctcCGTTTGACTCTTGTAGATACACAGAAACTAAACAACAGTTTGGGAGACGTGGGATTAATTTTGAGCAATTTCTGCGAATCTGACCCTTTCCAATCGTTTCTTCCACTGTTCCTCTCTCTGTCTGATCAGATCGATGCAGTGTGATAGGTTCGTCAATATGCCCGCCGTTGTGGCCTTAAATGTCAGCGCTTCCCCTCGGAAGTCGATCCCCATGGTGGCCAGATCCAAATTGGGCTTCTCGGctgaagaaaagagaaaaaaaaagagacggATGAAAGAGGAATTACTGAGACACTTTCACTAAAATGCAAATCGCTTTTAGTGTTCGACCGGTAGTGATTTAGGCGCACTAAAGTTTTGCCACTTGAAATCGGTCAATAAACTGATTGTGGAATGGGATATGTATTCTGTGACAATTCAAACTAATTCCAAACATTGTGACTTTGACTGATTTCAGACATTTTAATAAGGGAAGTAAACCGACATAGAGAACCAAAAATAAATTGTTGCATCTATAAATTCAGGTACaaaataatttccgactacttTTCCTGCCAAGACATTCCAGGGAATGATTTagttttttccattttgtgtAACAATTTTAAAGGCTCTGAGCTTTTTTTGTCTGTTATAAAATCTTTTGGTTcctcaaaaaaatgaaaattgctATAAATCTTTGGACTCGTAGAGCGATTTGATTATTTTGCATACTGGATGAATTATTCTCTGCAATCCAAGTCACTCATCAAAGAATGGGAATGTTCTTGAGAAAGGGCAGCAACAGACAACAAGCGAAAATCTACTCAATCATACAGCACTGGAAACGGTGAATCAATCTTGTTTCCACCGctatcaatttattttttccaagGGTCGGCTGCAGATAGTTTTGCCTTTGAGACCTGCACAAGTTTCATTGCCAAAATATACTTTGGTATTGGAGCCTTAAATCAGAGCTTGGATGACTGGACGGTAGTCTATGGTGAGACGAGGTAAGTTAGTAATCGTTACAAATGAATCACTCATTATTTTTGAAGAGAGACTGCTGGTTGGTTCCCATATGACCGCTCCCATCCTTCTTCCCTCACCCCTCGCTTTTTTCACCCCAATCGTTTAATAAGTACCCAAATCCGTGCAGCATATGTCATatgaaaacatacaaacaagcACCCTCACATACTCATTTAATCGAATACATTACAAAACTtgccattccccccccccccccggccccatATTGCTGATAATAATCACCACAGCAAAGGGTTAAGCCCTTACTTTTACTGTTCTTGCGGTGGCTTTCAGGGCCGTTCAGAAGGAATGAATCTGCTTCGGGGGTGGGTGTAGTCCCTGCCAGGTTGTCAGTTTCACCAAATTCTTCTTCCGCTGGAAGGAAACAGAACAGGTGGAGGATTATATCATCACATGTTTTTTTCCAAGAAGGTAATTTCTCTTTAATATTCGAAATAGCACTCAACTGTTTGTACCAACGTCCATGCATTTCTCAACGGCAGTGCAATATGCGATTAAACAAGTTAAATTGTTACTTGTAGGGAGTCTATAAGATTACTTTTGATGAAAACAAAGAACCAGTGACTGTTGTTTTAACTGTTGTCCTATTAAAAACCACGCTGAATTTTCTTATTACATACTTGGATATATCTGTCTTCACTCCTCTGCATACCAAAACACTTCAAAAcctaagaagaagaagaaaggggAATTTGTCTTGAGTAGGAGTTTTACTCACAGCCGTCGTCCGACCACTTCAAAGGGTCTTCGTACTGCTCGGCACAGGTATCGAAGAACCCTTGAAGACTATCTACTTGTCGACACAAGATATCTCGGAATGTCTCCATTTCGGCCAACTTCTCATGCAGCCCTCTTCCTTTCTGCGatacaaaagtacaaaatgttaaAGGATAACTTTATATTGAGCTTCATTAGTGATGGATCCCATCTTAAATCTTGCTTTAGGGTTATTGGTAAAGAGTTGACCTCATCTTTACTCTTATGAAATCAATCTTCGATTACGAACCAAGAGACCTAAAGCTCCCTTCATGCATAAACGAAACATTGTGTTGAGAACGAATACTAACATTTTGCAtcacaaaaaatgaaacattaacGGTGAATACAACTCGGCGGACACTTGGCTCTtgattttctattgtgtacatTTTACAAGCTACTTATGAAtccataaaaaacaaaaatatgaacgTGTTCTTACTTTGAAAGATGACGCTGATGTGGAGCTAGACCCTGACCTTAGAGACATCAAGGATCCATGCCTCCTCAGGCCTGAGGTATCACTATCTTCTGCATAAGACTTTTGTGCCTCCAGGGCATCAATCCATTTATGCCTCTCATCTGAGGTCCTTGTTCTGAGGTaccatacatattcattaacTGTGATGTCTAATCTCCTGTCATCAAACTGGTGTGCCTGTTTCGgttcaaaataaacaaaacagttGTTAAACAAAGGGCAGCAATTTAAGCTGTAGTTTGGGTTTGAAATGTAATTTTGTCCTATACAAGTTCACTATGAAAGTATTAAGTACTCCGGTTATTACTTCCATGTTTTTTACAATGTCATACACATAGTAATACTCAGATTTAGTTGGATTATTGAAATTTTACCCTGACAGAAGACTCTTGTAGTTAGATACCCCTTAAACTAATGTCTAAGAGTTCTATATACATGTTCATATCCACTAAGCTGCACCTACAGTAAGCCACAGTTCTTTAATCCAGTGAAGAAACTTTGTGGTAAAGTTTTACTGTTTCATGGCAAATCTTTCAAACTCGATGCCGGTTTTGCTGATTCCTAGCATAATTCTGCtgcactaaatgttgttactccAAGGCTTTCAATTATTGAGATTAAATAATTGCTGCAAAAGAATGGCAATGCCTCAAAAATGGTACAGTAAGAAAGTCTGTACATTTGTCTCTACTTTATgcaaaaaattaagaaacatgTGTTACTGGGTTATCACAGATAAACTGTACTTTCTTACActttattttataatgttaTTTAGTTTGCATTACTGTTTTTGTCCCATTAATATTGTCTCTGTAAAAGCAATAAACCCAAACTGAAATTTCATACCTATGTGTGATACCTTCAGATCTCCACAACATGCTAATGTACAAGGATAACTATAGATCAAAATTGCTCCCAAAACTTTTCAGATGAATTTCTTGACATTTGCATTccaatttgtatatttttccAATTTGCATATTACTACCGACTAGACATATTACTAGTTGCATGTAAACGTAGGCCTAATGTGTATTAACAGTTAGCCTTAGAAGTTAGGCTAACGATAGTTTCAATGCACTGCATGCAACTCAGTGAGTTAGCTTAATTTAGTTTAGCGACCCAAGGATCAGGGAGCCTTAcggtagcttatttgagaccctatctgTGTTAGATcttggatgaacaccggcttatttcaaaGCATTCTTTTTTCGATAAGCAttcagaggataacgaggcaggggtgtgaattagcccccattcctgctcccgggaccgccatttaacgtccccatccaACAAGAGTGtgccccagcatctgaccactttctcaaatactaaGGTAGACAAAGGCACCCCGTTtaacatcactgcagtgcagccatgacgaccaaatttgttttgaaaccaagtgaaaacacaaaaaaaaaactgttcccAAGTTTACAAACCAGAATACGATAGCCACGGAAGACTCCGCACATCACCACTGCACTGCAGCGATTTTTGAAAGGTCAAGATAATCTGGCTCCTAGTCCTGGTTGAATTTTTATCCATGAACTTAAGGATTTTGAGGTGGACACTCTAGCCGCTGAACCACGCCTTTGCCTATAGAGATTCTAGCCTAAGTGCTCAATATGCTGATGTGGACATACATTGTGCACAGAATGGTTTGACCAGACTATGCTTTCCCCAGGTTCTGAATTATGATCAAGTTGTTGCCTCACATAAGCCCAGGCCTAAGTTAAATGATAGAATAGCCTTAGGCCTACGCCAGATTGCTTCAACGTTAGGCTGCATGGAGGGTGGTCAAGCTAAATTTGTAAAAGGGTCTCGTCTTGGATTTGCTAATATTATGTCCTTGTCAAATGACTTAGATATGATTTGAAAACTATGACAGTTCAGAATAACCTCAATTTCGGCCCTTGCTAGACTTATTGATCCTCTGCACCCCGAGGAAATGTCGTTTCTTGCTTTGAAGTACGATAGAGTCCCTTCTCGTAGCACCACCCATCTGTCTTGCCAACCGTGGAGGTAATTTGTCCACTTGCTGAGATTGTCTTCAAGTTCTGGAGTACCTTCAATTTCTTCATCATCGTCTAAGTCGTCATCATCCTCTTCATCCTCACTTACACTGCGATGGTAATCTGACATTTTCATGTCTAATTTCCTAGAGAGATTCTGGATTGTTTAGTCGATTTGTTTGTCCTAGGCTACACCCCAacttaatactact
Proteins encoded:
- the LOC139978496 gene encoding ceramide transfer protein-like isoform X2 is translated as MKMSDYHRSVSEDEEDDDDLDDDEEIEGTPELEDNLSKWTNYLHGWQDRWVVLREGTLSYFKARNDISSGCRGSISLARAEIEAHQFDDRRLDITVNEYVWYLRTRTSDERHKWIDALEAQKSYAEDSDTSGLRRHGSLMSLRSGSSSTSASSFKKGRGLHEKLAEMETFRDILCRQVDSLQGFFDTCAEQYEDPLKWSDDGSEEEFGETDNLAGTTPTPEADSFLLNGPESHRKNSKTEKPNLDLATMGIDFRGEALTFKATTAGILTNLSHCIDLIRQREEQWKKRLEREQDKRRKAMEAYKNIVKEVKKKALEGGPDFQEGPHSLLNEDQFFDAIETALDINDSQEEEWNRQCQEKVDENVKYAFTNIEKEWDLVHQEGELQVYKSEQEIDGIIVDPLKAIHTVKGVSAYEMCFSFWDVKVRMEWDLVLDSSHTLEIVSPDTVISHQLMKRLWPSVQRDTCFASHIRKLDLSSQGVTSINNWICSNFSVDHPKATSGKCIRAKLNVSMLCQTFLDPPDIKPEDATRDNLLCKVFYISHVNPGGWAPASVLRTVYKREYPKFLRRFSGYVQEKYKSKPVSFH
- the LOC139978496 gene encoding ceramide transfer protein-like isoform X1; this encodes MKMSDYHRSVSEDEEDDDDLDDDEEIEGTPELEDNLSKWTNYLHGWQDRWVVLREGTLSYFKARNDISSGCRGSISLARAEIEAHQFDDRRLDITVNEYVWYLRTRTSDERHKWIDALEAQKSYAEDSDTSGLRRHGSLMSLRSGSSSTSASSFKKGRGLHEKLAEMETFRDILCRQVDSLQGFFDTCAEQYEDPLKWSDDGSEEEFGETDNLAGTTPTPEADSFLLNGPESHRKNSKTEKPNLDLATMGIDFRGEALTFKATTAGILTNLSHCIDLIRQREEQWKKRLEREQDKRRKAMEAYKNIVKEVKKKALEGGPDFQEGPHSLLNEDQFFDAIETALDINDSQEEEWNRQKETGSLHTPNYISPDFPPSEHRLSKMCQEKVDENVKYAFTNIEKEWDLVHQEGELQVYKSEQEIDGIIVDPLKAIHTVKGVSAYEMCFSFWDVKVRMEWDLVLDSSHTLEIVSPDTVISHQLMKRLWPSVQRDTCFASHIRKLDLSSQGVTSINNWICSNFSVDHPKATSGKCIRAKLNVSMLCQTFLDPPDIKPEDATRDNLLCKVFYISHVNPGGWAPASVLRTVYKREYPKFLRRFSGYVQEKYKSKPVSFH